From a region of the Roseivirga sp. 4D4 genome:
- a CDS encoding efflux RND transporter permease subunit: MKKNIENLKEGSRQFGERWGRTVVKFRWPVLIGTILLAMAFGAGGQMGFNSDYHVFFSEDNPQMLAYDGLQNKYTKDDNVFIVISPKDGQVFTQETLTAIEELTAESWQTPYSSRVDAITNFQYTRAVEDDLFVEDLIEDAASKSDEELAEFKKIATEDPRLVHRLINENGSVTAVNVTVRLPEIDNGESAEVTAFARDMVAKLEAKYPNLDTYLSGMVMLNSAFFEAANGDFQTLTPLMFLIVIITILLTTRTFSGTFSTLIVIVLSIMTAMGFGAYMGIGLTPPSGAFINIILTLAVADSIHVLITIIQQMRKGIEKRAAIVESLRLNFMPVFITSLTTVIGFLSMNFSDSPPFHDLGNLTAVGMVAAFLYSTLTLPALLAILPVKVKQRTAEGGKSPFLERLAEFVIANKRPVIGVSALLIITSSFLVFKNELNDEFIKYFSKEVPFRSDTDYISDNLTGIYTVEFSIAAKEEGGINDPEYLNRLKAFEDWLYTNEEVVHVNSFTEVMEQVNKSMHGDDLSYYKMPDNREEAAQYLLLYEMSLPFGLDLNNQVNVDKSETRVIVTIKNIPTQSMLSLSDKATNWLEENAPSHMRAEGVSSTMMFAHLSERQIMSMISGTAVALLLISFVLAFAIRSGKFGFLSLIPNITPVIIGLGIWGLFYGYINTGISIVFGMTLGIIVDDTVHFLSKYLRARRELGKSPEDSVRYAFSTVGQALLVTTFVLVAGFLVLAQSNFGLNSDMAKITTIIIIMALVLDFLMLPALLMLSPVKRTQDLKDTSSIESTGDISAIPAT; the protein is encoded by the coding sequence ATGAAAAAAAACATTGAAAACCTCAAAGAAGGCTCGCGTCAATTCGGTGAGCGATGGGGTAGAACAGTAGTCAAGTTTAGATGGCCTGTGCTAATTGGTACAATCCTTCTCGCAATGGCTTTTGGAGCCGGAGGCCAAATGGGCTTCAATAGTGACTACCATGTCTTCTTTAGTGAAGACAACCCACAAATGTTGGCCTATGACGGCCTCCAAAATAAGTATACGAAAGACGATAACGTCTTTATAGTCATTTCACCAAAAGATGGGCAGGTGTTTACGCAAGAGACGCTTACAGCCATTGAAGAATTGACAGCAGAGTCATGGCAGACACCATACTCCAGCAGAGTAGATGCCATAACCAACTTCCAATATACGAGGGCGGTAGAGGACGACTTGTTTGTAGAAGATTTAATAGAGGATGCCGCGAGTAAGTCCGATGAAGAACTGGCGGAATTCAAGAAAATCGCTACCGAAGACCCGAGGCTTGTCCACAGACTTATCAATGAGAATGGAAGTGTGACAGCGGTGAATGTCACCGTCAGACTGCCAGAGATAGATAATGGAGAAAGTGCCGAAGTAACCGCCTTTGCCAGGGATATGGTGGCCAAATTAGAGGCGAAATACCCTAACCTCGACACCTACCTTTCTGGAATGGTCATGTTAAACAGTGCCTTTTTTGAGGCTGCAAATGGTGACTTTCAAACTTTGACTCCTTTGATGTTTCTAATTGTTATCATCACCATTCTTTTAACTACCAGAACATTCTCAGGTACCTTTTCCACTCTAATAGTCATTGTCCTTTCGATAATGACCGCTATGGGTTTTGGTGCTTACATGGGCATTGGTCTTACACCACCGTCAGGGGCATTCATCAATATAATTCTCACACTTGCTGTTGCAGATAGTATTCATGTATTGATCACTATAATTCAGCAAATGCGAAAGGGAATTGAGAAAAGAGCCGCCATTGTGGAGTCATTAAGGCTGAATTTTATGCCAGTGTTTATCACAAGTCTCACCACTGTCATAGGATTCTTATCTATGAACTTTTCAGACTCACCTCCTTTTCATGATCTCGGAAACCTAACTGCCGTGGGTATGGTAGCTGCATTCCTCTATTCAACATTAACGCTGCCCGCCTTGCTGGCAATCCTTCCAGTAAAAGTAAAACAAAGAACTGCTGAAGGTGGAAAAAGCCCTTTTCTCGAGCGTTTGGCCGAATTTGTTATTGCGAACAAGCGACCGGTGATCGGTGTATCAGCATTGCTTATCATCACATCTTCTTTCCTAGTCTTCAAAAATGAGTTGAATGATGAATTCATCAAATACTTCAGCAAAGAAGTTCCCTTCAGGTCAGATACGGATTACATCTCAGATAACCTGACAGGCATCTATACAGTGGAATTCTCTATAGCGGCTAAAGAAGAAGGCGGCATTAATGATCCTGAATACCTTAATAGATTAAAGGCCTTTGAAGATTGGCTCTATACCAACGAAGAAGTTGTTCATGTAAACTCATTCACAGAGGTGATGGAACAGGTGAACAAGTCCATGCACGGAGACGATCTCTCCTATTACAAGATGCCAGACAATCGGGAAGAGGCCGCTCAATACCTGCTTTTATATGAAATGTCATTACCGTTTGGGCTTGACTTGAATAATCAAGTCAACGTGGACAAATCTGAGACGAGGGTAATTGTAACCATCAAAAACATCCCGACACAAAGCATGCTTAGCCTTAGTGACAAGGCTACCAATTGGCTTGAAGAAAACGCTCCTAGCCATATGAGGGCAGAAGGTGTGAGTAGCACTATGATGTTTGCTCATTTGTCGGAAAGACAGATTATGAGTATGATCAGCGGAACAGCCGTTGCCCTTCTTTTAATATCATTTGTTCTGGCCTTTGCTATTCGAAGTGGGAAATTCGGCTTCCTAAGTCTTATACCAAATATCACCCCAGTCATTATCGGCTTGGGAATTTGGGGCCTCTTTTACGGTTATATCAATACTGGTATTTCAATCGTATTTGGAATGACGCTGGGTATTATCGTGGATGACACCGTTCACTTTCTTTCAAAATATCTAAGAGCAAGAAGAGAATTAGGCAAAAGTCCAGAGGACTCAGTACGGTATGCTTTTTCTACTGTAGGACAAGCGTTGTTGGTAACAACATTTGTGTTGGTTGCTGGCTTCCTGGTACTGGCGCAATCCAATTTTGGCCTCAATTCAGACATGGCTAAGATTACCACCATCATTATCATTATGGCCTTGGTGCTGGACTTCTTAATGCTTCCTGCATTGCTGATGCTTTCGCCAGTAAAAAGGACTCAAGACTTAAAAGATACAAGCTCAATAGAAAGCACTGGAGACATAAGTGCTATTCCAGCTACTTAA
- a CDS encoding ABC transporter permease, whose protein sequence is MVRNYLKIALRSLLKNKVYAFLNIFGLTVGITCSLLIFLYVQDEVTYDSNHSQADNIYRVSCEYFLPNDGGSEKWAPISAYVAQYFVSDYPEILESVRFQRNTNVVVQKTGQTELFYESVVYADSNVFNVFDYDLLEGNPLTALKEPNTTVVSEATALKYFGRTNIVGETLELPDNQYLLTVTGVLDKIPSNTHLKFDMLVSFETLRAAGRVSPTWWNFNTHTYLKTTPGVDPVALEKKIKRISAEYILNQETGSGYRQEYFLTSLNDIHLRSNVRAEFETNSQEAYVYIFSSVGIFILIIACINFMNLATARSVNRAKEVGVRKVVGAFRKHLIAQFLSESIFIAFVSLVLSVALTLLALPQLNAFTGKALVFNPLENVLLGAALIGITLFVGLVSGSYPAFVLSAFKPTETLKGSFKTSSKGIILRKGLVVMQFLISIGLIISTLIVFNQLNYMRDLELGFEKERVIFVPSRFGAGTDQGFQVLKDRLEQFSEVSQVSLSSRVPGREMGNNVVRLGWDQSADWSDMRFITVDYDFINTYDLELVAGRGFDESFGTDLNEAFILNETGVNRLGFASPEDAIGKQLAWRNRQGRVIGVLKDFYFMSVQNEIEPFIMPMQQGTPGYLSAKVETANFANVIERIESTFKEVMPGRIFEYSFLNQDFDQQYKNEESFSKVFTFFAIIAILIACLGLYGLAAFTAQQKVKEIGIRKVLGASAFGMVFLLSKDFVKLVSISFLIAAPAAYFLMDGWLKDFAERVNVGAVTFLIAAGVSLSIAILTVSYQSIKAAVTNPIKALRYE, encoded by the coding sequence ATGGTCAGAAACTATCTGAAAATCGCCTTACGTTCTCTTCTAAAGAACAAAGTCTACGCCTTTCTGAACATTTTTGGACTCACAGTAGGCATCACTTGCTCATTATTAATCTTCCTTTATGTACAAGATGAAGTAACCTACGACAGTAATCATTCACAAGCCGATAATATCTATCGCGTTTCATGCGAGTATTTTCTACCAAATGATGGAGGTTCTGAGAAATGGGCACCAATTTCAGCCTATGTAGCCCAATATTTTGTCAGCGATTATCCTGAGATTTTGGAATCAGTAAGGTTTCAAAGAAACACCAATGTAGTTGTGCAAAAGACTGGTCAGACGGAGCTTTTCTATGAATCTGTTGTTTATGCAGATTCTAATGTCTTTAATGTTTTTGACTATGATTTGCTTGAGGGGAATCCTTTGACTGCCTTAAAAGAGCCTAACACTACAGTAGTATCCGAGGCCACTGCGCTTAAATATTTTGGTAGAACGAATATCGTAGGAGAGACTTTGGAGCTACCCGACAACCAATACCTGCTGACAGTCACAGGCGTCTTGGATAAAATACCGAGCAATACCCACCTTAAGTTTGATATGTTAGTGTCCTTTGAGACACTAAGAGCAGCAGGAAGGGTCAGTCCCACCTGGTGGAACTTCAATACCCATACTTATTTAAAAACTACCCCGGGTGTAGATCCAGTAGCGCTTGAAAAAAAGATAAAGCGTATTTCTGCCGAGTACATTCTAAACCAAGAAACTGGCTCTGGCTATAGACAAGAATATTTCCTGACCTCCTTGAATGATATTCACTTGAGGTCTAATGTGAGAGCCGAGTTTGAAACCAATAGTCAGGAGGCCTATGTTTATATTTTCTCATCTGTGGGAATTTTTATCCTCATCATTGCATGTATCAACTTTATGAATTTGGCGACTGCAAGATCAGTCAATAGGGCAAAAGAAGTTGGCGTGAGGAAAGTAGTGGGTGCATTTAGAAAGCACTTGATTGCCCAATTTCTAAGCGAATCGATCTTCATCGCCTTTGTGTCTCTAGTCTTGTCTGTTGCGCTTACGCTGTTGGCGCTTCCACAATTAAATGCCTTCACAGGAAAGGCCTTAGTATTTAATCCCCTTGAAAATGTTCTTTTGGGTGCGGCATTGATCGGCATAACGCTCTTTGTAGGTCTCGTTTCTGGTAGTTATCCTGCATTTGTATTATCGGCATTTAAACCGACCGAAACCCTAAAAGGTAGCTTTAAGACATCCTCAAAGGGAATCATCTTAAGGAAAGGACTAGTGGTTATGCAGTTCTTGATTTCCATAGGTCTTATTATCTCCACATTGATCGTGTTTAACCAACTCAATTACATGAGAGATTTGGAACTGGGCTTTGAAAAAGAGCGCGTCATTTTTGTTCCATCACGTTTTGGCGCAGGAACTGATCAGGGTTTTCAGGTACTGAAAGACAGGTTGGAGCAATTTTCAGAAGTGAGTCAAGTCTCACTCTCTTCACGTGTTCCGGGAAGAGAAATGGGAAATAATGTCGTACGCTTGGGTTGGGACCAAAGTGCAGATTGGAGTGATATGCGCTTTATTACCGTTGATTATGACTTTATCAATACATATGACCTGGAACTTGTTGCTGGACGAGGATTTGATGAATCATTTGGTACAGACTTAAATGAGGCCTTTATTTTAAATGAAACCGGTGTCAATAGGCTAGGCTTTGCAAGCCCTGAAGATGCCATTGGCAAGCAACTCGCCTGGCGGAATAGGCAGGGCAGGGTCATCGGAGTGTTGAAAGATTTCTATTTCATGTCTGTTCAGAATGAAATTGAACCCTTTATTATGCCAATGCAACAAGGAACCCCAGGGTATCTTTCTGCGAAAGTTGAGACGGCAAATTTTGCCAATGTCATCGAACGTATCGAGTCTACCTTCAAAGAGGTAATGCCTGGCAGAATATTTGAGTACTCTTTTCTCAATCAGGACTTTGATCAGCAATACAAAAACGAAGAGAGCTTTAGTAAGGTATTTACCTTCTTTGCCATTATAGCCATCCTAATCGCTTGTTTAGGACTCTATGGTTTGGCAGCTTTCACAGCGCAGCAAAAAGTGAAGGAAATTGGCATTAGAAAGGTCTTAGGTGCGTCTGCATTCGGTATGGTTTTTCTGCTATCCAAAGATTTCGTTAAGCTGGTTTCTATTTCGTTTCTGATTGCAGCCCCTGCGGCTTATTTCTTAATGGATGGTTGGCTCAAAGATTTTGCGGAGCGCGTCAATGTAGGTGCAGTGACATTTCTGATTGCCGCAGGAGTATCCCTTTCTATAGCCATATTGACGGTAAGTTATCAGTCAATAAAAGCGGCTGTAACCAATCCAATAAAGGCACTGAGGTACGAATAG
- a CDS encoding outer membrane lipoprotein-sorting protein: MKNILLTIVGLFIAIGLQGQSAEEKGIEVAKAADAYDQGFGSSVTKLTMILTNKQGQESTRYMSNQTLELTEDGDKSLIVFDSPRDVKGTATLTFTHKEGSDDQWLYLPALKRVKRISSNNKSGPFMGSEFAYEDLSSQEVEKYTYKFLREEEINGVSAYVVERGPVDPKSGYARQVVWYNKDNYRLEKMDFYDRKNALLKTLTYGKYKVYEEKHWRAGEMNMINHQTGKKTLLKFEDYQFDLNLKESDFSQNSLQRASR; encoded by the coding sequence ATGAAAAACATATTATTAACCATAGTAGGACTGTTCATTGCCATTGGCTTGCAAGGTCAGTCTGCAGAGGAAAAAGGCATTGAAGTAGCCAAGGCTGCTGATGCATACGATCAAGGGTTTGGTAGTTCAGTCACCAAGCTCACTATGATTTTGACCAACAAGCAAGGTCAGGAAAGTACACGATACATGAGTAATCAGACATTGGAGTTGACTGAAGACGGAGATAAATCGCTGATCGTTTTTGATAGTCCAAGAGATGTCAAAGGCACCGCGACCCTGACTTTTACGCATAAGGAAGGCTCTGATGATCAATGGCTCTACTTGCCAGCCCTTAAGAGGGTGAAAAGGATCTCTTCTAACAACAAATCAGGTCCTTTTATGGGAAGTGAATTCGCTTATGAAGATTTGTCTTCTCAAGAAGTTGAAAAGTACACCTACAAATTTTTGAGAGAGGAAGAAATCAACGGTGTAAGCGCTTATGTAGTAGAGAGAGGTCCAGTTGACCCAAAATCAGGTTACGCCAGACAGGTGGTTTGGTACAACAAAGACAACTATCGCCTTGAAAAAATGGATTTCTATGATCGTAAAAATGCATTACTGAAAACACTTACCTATGGAAAATACAAAGTGTACGAAGAGAAGCATTGGCGAGCAGGTGAAATGAACATGATAAATCATCAAACAGGGAAAAAGACGCTTCTCAAGTTCGAAGATTATCAATTCGACCTTAATCTAAAAGAATCTGACTTCTCTCAGAACAGTCTTCAGAGAGCAAGTCGCTAA
- a CDS encoding MarR family winged helix-turn-helix transcriptional regulator: MKTSEKNVKQFTDALEAMLMKMQEVDNSCIEVSKDLSKREFGLVVLLGKHKSLIMKEVADFTGVPMSTATGIVDKLVNKGYLMRFYSEEDRRIIRIGLSKYGKELYEMLESMMNMFGQHILDGFSDEERQQFIFLMQKATQNLDFKLKAEATS; this comes from the coding sequence ATGAAAACCAGCGAAAAGAACGTAAAGCAATTCACAGATGCCCTTGAGGCAATGCTTATGAAGATGCAAGAAGTAGATAATTCGTGTATTGAAGTATCGAAAGATTTATCGAAAAGAGAGTTCGGTTTGGTTGTATTGCTTGGTAAGCATAAGTCACTTATCATGAAAGAAGTCGCAGACTTCACAGGAGTTCCTATGAGCACGGCAACTGGAATCGTAGATAAACTGGTCAATAAAGGCTATTTAATGCGTTTCTACTCCGAGGAAGACAGAAGAATCATCAGAATTGGTTTAAGTAAATACGGAAAGGAACTTTACGAAATGCTAGAATCCATGATGAATATGTTCGGCCAACACATCCTGGATGGATTCTCAGACGAAGAGCGACAGCAATTCATTTTTCTGATGCAAAAAGCTACCCAAAACCTCGACTTTAAACTGAAGGCAGAGGCCACTTCCTAA
- a CDS encoding outer membrane beta-barrel protein, translating into MDEAKNGDRLEQLVREAAEGAQFEFNPSAWSAMEQKLDAPKKGFFWWKLWGGLGLLAIIVLLIIYIPGGAKEGETTSDSALTENAIQKDNPESTDQKNSESVNPEGDKADKSEKTLAEPQEGNEPNQEEKNTDTPSSEPANSATAAASRGITTDQNQVAETEVTTDKTSVKDKTSLNLRNSGQETALATTQSSADVSKINRSVSSVTTKQTEKSTSAVTYFDPEQPIGALDSIGEQQAQLYELGMETIAPRWVPSVFLFDLSLKPMTLDTSNYQTADLDSLQAFKRWSFGALVSLDLSATGLEGFTDPGTMIGLLAEYRFSRNWSIQSGLSYSVKNYSALGEEYDTSTWPGGRSDNLVSALARCLVIDIPINVRRYFAAKNGNQWFISTGLSTYLMLREDYEYEYTRPSPNWAPNGQVRGENNHFFGIANFSVGYETPINKKLGLAIEPFMKLPLTGIGQGRVKFLSFGANVAIKLR; encoded by the coding sequence ATGGATGAGGCGAAGAACGGAGATAGATTAGAACAGCTTGTAAGGGAAGCAGCAGAGGGAGCTCAATTTGAGTTTAACCCATCGGCATGGAGTGCGATGGAGCAAAAGCTTGATGCGCCTAAGAAAGGTTTCTTCTGGTGGAAGCTATGGGGTGGACTGGGATTATTGGCAATTATAGTTTTGCTGATCATCTACATTCCGGGTGGTGCAAAGGAAGGTGAAACCACCTCAGATTCTGCTTTGACCGAAAATGCTATTCAAAAAGACAATCCAGAAAGTACCGATCAGAAAAATTCGGAAAGTGTAAACCCAGAGGGTGATAAAGCTGACAAGAGTGAAAAGACATTGGCTGAACCTCAAGAGGGAAATGAGCCGAATCAAGAGGAGAAAAACACCGATACACCTTCAAGCGAACCAGCCAATTCTGCGACCGCTGCAGCGAGTAGAGGTATAACCACAGATCAAAATCAGGTTGCTGAAACTGAGGTGACAACAGATAAGACGAGTGTAAAAGATAAAACTAGTTTGAACTTGCGCAATTCGGGTCAAGAAACCGCGCTCGCCACAACCCAATCATCTGCAGATGTGAGTAAAATCAACAGATCGGTAAGCTCTGTTACAACGAAACAAACGGAGAAATCAACTTCGGCAGTGACTTATTTTGATCCTGAGCAGCCTATTGGTGCTTTGGACAGTATAGGAGAGCAACAAGCCCAACTATACGAGTTAGGTATGGAAACCATAGCACCGAGGTGGGTACCTAGCGTCTTTCTATTCGATCTGTCATTAAAGCCCATGACTTTAGACACTAGTAACTACCAAACAGCCGACTTAGATAGTCTGCAGGCATTCAAAAGATGGTCGTTTGGTGCTTTGGTTTCTTTAGACTTAAGCGCAACAGGTTTAGAGGGCTTTACCGATCCGGGTACCATGATTGGGTTGCTGGCTGAATACAGGTTTTCCAGAAACTGGAGTATTCAATCTGGTTTAAGCTATTCTGTTAAGAACTATAGTGCCTTGGGTGAAGAATATGATACATCCACCTGGCCTGGAGGGCGTTCGGATAATCTGGTAAGTGCGCTGGCCAGATGTTTGGTGATTGATATACCGATCAACGTGCGGAGATACTTTGCTGCTAAAAATGGTAATCAATGGTTCATTAGCACTGGATTATCCACATACCTCATGTTGAGAGAGGATTACGAGTACGAGTACACTCGACCCAGTCCAAATTGGGCACCAAATGGTCAGGTCAGAGGCGAGAACAACCACTTCTTTGGCATTGCCAATTTCAGTGTGGGCTATGAAACCCCAATTAACAAGAAATTAGGTCTTGCCATTGAGCCATTCATGAAGCTACCATTGACTGGTATAGGCCAGGGAAGAGTGAAGTTTTTGAGCTTTGGTGCCAATGTGGCCATCAAATTAAGATAA
- a CDS encoding RNA polymerase sigma factor, producing the protein MTKIEKLLEAIILGCKENDRQSQKELYSNFYSYAMSICLRYTGGEADAVEVLNDGFLKVFKNIEKFDETKPFKPWLRRILVNACIDHIKKNAKHNHLADISEAQVEETDQVAPDHDMDYQEILEKIGQLSPAYRAVFNLYVIDGYKHHEIAEQLGITTSTSKANLTRAKAALRSLLSKEVYNYG; encoded by the coding sequence TTGACCAAGATCGAAAAACTATTGGAAGCGATTATTCTAGGCTGCAAGGAGAATGATAGGCAGAGCCAAAAGGAATTGTATAGCAATTTCTATAGCTATGCCATGAGCATTTGCCTGCGCTACACCGGAGGTGAAGCGGACGCTGTGGAGGTGCTTAATGATGGTTTTTTGAAGGTCTTTAAAAACATTGAAAAGTTTGATGAGACTAAGCCTTTTAAGCCTTGGTTACGCAGAATTCTAGTGAATGCATGTATTGACCATATAAAAAAGAATGCCAAGCACAACCATCTGGCCGATATATCGGAAGCACAGGTGGAAGAAACAGACCAAGTGGCTCCAGATCATGATATGGACTATCAGGAGATATTGGAGAAAATTGGACAATTGTCCCCAGCCTATAGAGCAGTTTTCAACTTGTACGTCATTGACGGATACAAGCATCATGAGATTGCTGAACAGTTGGGGATTACGACAAGTACTTCGAAAGCGAATTTGACGCGAGCAAAGGCAGCCCTAAGGTCCTTGCTTAGTAAGGAGGTGTACAATTATGGATGA
- a CDS encoding hydroxymethylglutaryl-CoA reductase: MNFIPKSLLKKLYTRGSLTKVDQGFTFNIKNRLIDVHFQGLKAIEVAGNEISQDLVFADLGDGEWVSVNQINTQNGFGLKLGKSFDVLVKSQLNGQANLELDFKFDTKPFGTLSFGVNDQVNEFQKEREIKIPRNHDDDYSREAMAERLDFVKSFTGNDPEHIHELIDDTSVYQGNIEHLTGFAQVPLGIAGPIRINGEHAQGDFLIPLATTEGTLVASYNKGIKLVNESGGVNCRVVKDGMQRAPVFIFDNVNRAVDFSQWIETVTDDLKSEAESGSRHLKYQNVEVYQAGNNVFLRFNFFTGDAAGQNMVNKATFQICQWILESFEGIKHFFLESNMASDKKHSFINSLNSRGKRVIAEITFTEKLLVQNFGVDAHQLQKHLGVANLGGMMAGVNNNGLHTANALAAMFIAMGQDVANLAESTAGFLHSEVTADNSLYGTITLPSLIVGTVGGGTGLPTQRDCLEMIGCYGAGKAKKLAEIIAGVVLAGEISLAAAISSLDWVAAHEDLGRNSIP, translated from the coding sequence ATGAATTTCATACCTAAATCGCTTCTCAAAAAGCTCTACACCCGTGGTAGTCTGACCAAAGTGGATCAAGGCTTCACATTTAATATCAAGAACCGATTGATCGATGTACACTTTCAGGGCCTAAAAGCAATAGAGGTTGCAGGCAATGAGATATCACAAGATCTCGTATTCGCAGACTTAGGAGATGGCGAATGGGTATCGGTAAATCAAATCAATACCCAAAATGGGTTCGGCCTTAAGCTTGGTAAAAGCTTTGACGTGCTTGTGAAATCACAGCTTAATGGCCAGGCTAATTTGGAACTTGACTTTAAGTTTGACACCAAGCCCTTTGGCACATTGAGCTTTGGAGTGAATGATCAGGTAAATGAGTTTCAGAAAGAACGAGAGATTAAGATTCCTAGAAATCATGACGATGACTACAGTCGTGAGGCAATGGCCGAAAGACTCGACTTCGTAAAATCCTTCACGGGAAATGATCCAGAACATATACATGAGTTGATTGATGATACATCTGTTTATCAAGGCAATATTGAACACCTGACCGGGTTTGCCCAGGTACCTCTTGGAATCGCTGGGCCAATCAGAATAAATGGTGAACATGCCCAAGGAGACTTTCTTATCCCTTTAGCAACAACGGAAGGGACATTAGTGGCTTCCTACAATAAAGGGATCAAACTTGTTAATGAGTCAGGAGGTGTGAACTGTCGAGTTGTAAAGGACGGAATGCAACGCGCACCTGTCTTTATTTTCGATAATGTGAATAGGGCAGTTGACTTCAGTCAATGGATCGAAACCGTTACTGACGATTTAAAATCAGAGGCAGAATCGGGTTCAAGGCACTTGAAATATCAAAATGTCGAAGTCTATCAGGCAGGGAATAATGTATTTCTGAGGTTCAACTTCTTTACCGGAGATGCCGCTGGGCAGAATATGGTGAATAAAGCTACATTCCAGATTTGTCAGTGGATTTTGGAATCCTTTGAAGGGATCAAGCACTTCTTTTTGGAATCCAACATGGCGAGTGATAAAAAGCATTCCTTTATCAACTCTTTGAACTCAAGAGGAAAGCGAGTTATTGCTGAGATAACCTTTACAGAAAAATTGCTGGTCCAAAACTTTGGTGTTGATGCACACCAATTACAAAAGCACTTAGGGGTGGCGAACCTTGGGGGCATGATGGCTGGCGTTAACAATAACGGATTACACACCGCCAATGCCTTGGCAGCGATGTTCATTGCCATGGGACAAGATGTAGCTAATTTGGCCGAGAGTACGGCAGGATTTTTACATTCTGAGGTCACCGCAGATAACAGCCTTTATGGTACCATCACCTTGCCATCTCTCATCGTGGGAACGGTAGGTGGAGGGACTGGACTTCCAACGCAAAGAGACTGTTTGGAGATGATCGGTTGTTATGGAGCCGGTAAAGCCAAAAAATTGGCTGAAATCATTGCTGGAGTGGTCTTGGCTGGCGAAATTTCCCTAGCTGCCGCTATCTCTTCATTAGATTGGGTAGCAGCACATGAAGATTTAGGAAGAAACTCAATTCCATAG
- a CDS encoding TIGR04283 family arsenosugar biosynthesis glycosyltransferase, whose amino-acid sequence MPTYNEETCIGALLDSLDKLEPKPYEVIVVDGGSDDNTTALAQRQNVHLIRSSKRGRAAQMHCGALEANGDILCFLHADTFAPKNLVQIVEETLSDNRIKLAGFRSIMTGTCHQRMTTWHNRIKTYYAPFIYNPYRTIFKGLRLLFGDQLLFCRKTDYLSSGGFNPEMMILEEADLCIKMNRIGRIRQIKTKVYSSDRRVAKWGVIKSNIIFVAITSLWALGVSNKRLARFYGNVR is encoded by the coding sequence ATACCAACCTATAATGAAGAGACTTGTATCGGTGCTCTGCTAGATAGTTTGGATAAGCTTGAGCCCAAACCTTATGAGGTGATTGTTGTGGATGGGGGTAGCGATGACAACACCACCGCCTTAGCTCAAAGGCAAAACGTTCACTTAATCAGATCTTCTAAACGTGGTAGAGCAGCCCAGATGCACTGTGGAGCACTTGAAGCCAATGGCGATATTCTCTGCTTTTTACACGCAGATACTTTTGCTCCGAAGAACCTGGTACAGATTGTCGAAGAAACCCTAAGTGACAATCGTATAAAACTGGCTGGTTTTCGAAGTATCATGACAGGAACTTGCCACCAGCGAATGACCACCTGGCATAATAGGATCAAAACATATTATGCCCCCTTTATTTACAACCCTTACCGAACTATTTTTAAAGGCCTAAGACTGTTGTTCGGAGATCAATTACTCTTTTGCCGAAAGACTGATTATCTCTCCTCAGGAGGATTTAATCCAGAAATGATGATTTTGGAAGAAGCTGACCTGTGTATCAAAATGAATCGCATTGGCAGAATCCGGCAGATCAAAACTAAAGTGTATTCTTCGGACAGAAGAGTGGCCAAATGGGGAGTAATAAAGTCCAACATCATATTCGTGGCGATCACTAGCCTTTGGGCACTTGGCGTCTCCAACAAAAGACTAGCTCGATTCTACGGCAACGTACGCTAG